A region from the Candidatus Zixiibacteriota bacterium genome encodes:
- the holA gene encoding DNA polymerase III subunit delta translates to MAKEPVSKLKFSDVIKQLEQNQIAPIYFFTGDQEYLRLEFTQAIIKALFGEDRQNATIEKIQAKPGKAAEMVNAAMEYSLFGGGRLVIVTEAERYNEKDQKLILKVLPTIPPENKLVIFHPGKLDLRKKFYKFMTNEATWVSFLALDQRGAKFWVRRQEQKHDLTLEPGAVDLLIEFAGYSYRTLAEEIDKIALNMEPGATVTSSDIRSYGSQSAVFSIFELTDALGRRDRQTALNRLERLLSAREKFTDILRRVYGHFNYLYGIEALEPSLSDKAVASRIRVHPFFVKKCRQQLRNFSRDDLSRALNSLFEAEYDSRFERMPQNYILERLIVKLTESPE, encoded by the coding sequence ATGGCTAAAGAACCTGTATCAAAACTGAAATTTTCGGATGTGATCAAACAGCTTGAGCAAAACCAGATCGCTCCGATCTATTTTTTCACCGGCGACCAGGAATACCTGAGGCTGGAATTCACGCAGGCGATTATCAAGGCGTTGTTCGGAGAAGATCGTCAGAACGCCACGATCGAAAAAATCCAGGCCAAACCTGGCAAAGCGGCCGAGATGGTCAACGCCGCCATGGAGTATTCGCTTTTCGGCGGGGGACGGCTGGTTATCGTAACCGAGGCTGAACGCTATAACGAAAAAGATCAGAAACTGATCCTGAAGGTTTTGCCGACAATTCCACCGGAAAACAAGCTGGTGATTTTTCATCCAGGCAAACTCGATCTGCGCAAGAAGTTCTATAAATTTATGACCAACGAGGCGACCTGGGTCAGTTTTCTCGCGCTCGATCAGCGCGGAGCTAAATTCTGGGTTCGTCGCCAGGAGCAGAAACATGATCTGACTCTGGAGCCGGGCGCGGTCGATCTTTTGATCGAATTTGCCGGCTACTCATACCGCACGCTGGCAGAGGAAATCGACAAGATCGCTCTCAATATGGAGCCGGGTGCAACTGTAACATCATCGGATATACGCAGTTACGGTTCCCAGTCGGCGGTTTTTTCGATTTTCGAGCTGACCGACGCTCTGGGCCGAAGGGATCGTCAGACAGCACTCAACCGTCTCGAAAGACTGCTTAGCGCGAGGGAAAAATTTACCGACATCCTCAGGCGTGTTTACGGTCATTTTAATTATCTCTATGGCATAGAAGCGCTTGAGCCGTCGCTTTCGGACAAGGCGGTGGCCTCACGAATCAGGGTTCATCCGTTTTTTGTCAAAAAGTGCCGTCAGCAACTCCGCAACTTCAGCCGGGACGATCTCAGCCGCGCGCTCAATTCGCTTTTCGAAGCCGAATATGACAGCCGTTTCGAGCGTATGCCTCAGAACTATATTCTCGAGCGGTTGATCGTAAAACTTACCGAATCTCCGGAATAA
- a CDS encoding sigma-70 family RNA polymerase sigma factor — protein sequence MTRKQNLPKSETELIGRAKAGDKVAFGALVRMFQKPVYNLAYRFVRDHDTADDLTQEAFIRAYKALDSFIEGKSFRNWILTIASNLAINSLRRRKHETPLDQSVSEETQADTNPSANPHEQVVASSLRDKIAEAVESLPEEFKAVFVLRTYEDMSYAEIAEALKIESGTVMSRLSRARARLKEMLKDYLDE from the coding sequence ATGACACGGAAGCAGAATTTGCCGAAATCCGAAACGGAATTGATCGGTCGTGCCAAAGCCGGCGACAAGGTAGCTTTCGGAGCGCTGGTGCGGATGTTTCAGAAACCGGTTTATAATTTAGCTTACAGGTTCGTGCGCGATCATGACACAGCCGATGACCTGACCCAGGAAGCATTCATCCGGGCCTACAAAGCGCTCGACAGTTTCATCGAAGGCAAAAGTTTTCGCAACTGGATACTGACGATAGCATCGAACCTGGCGATCAATTCCCTGCGGAGGAGAAAACATGAAACCCCGCTCGACCAATCGGTTTCGGAGGAGACACAAGCCGACACGAATCCCTCGGCCAACCCGCATGAGCAGGTGGTGGCCTCCTCATTGCGCGATAAAATAGCAGAGGCGGTCGAGAGCCTTCCGGAGGAATTCAAGGCGGTTTTTGTTTTGCGGACGTATGAAGATATGAGTTACGCTGAAATCGCAGAAGCACTTAAAATTGAAAGCGGGACTGTCATGTCCCGGCTTTCCCGGGCCCGTGCCCGGCTAAAAGAAATGCTCAAGGATTATCTCGATGAGTAA